A window of the Miscanthus floridulus cultivar M001 chromosome 14, ASM1932011v1, whole genome shotgun sequence genome harbors these coding sequences:
- the LOC136504526 gene encoding uncharacterized protein isoform X1 encodes MACDDGDKDVLLLVHQVPLDMEEGPAPRLAHLLPPLHRAPPPPPPPPFRSPPPPQAAASAEHRLSFRGWLGIPRHWEDWVAKLRPLHARLWRHLGIHDAVLASTLRFKRDASAILHLASFWCPATASFAFPWGEATVTLQDVAVLAGFPALGAPAPAPLPPQWRPDEAALNGMRLGFNRSACKKAHHSAWVKHFLADDNADPVFEHAAFLALWLTRFVLPGHPESTMRQAVFPIAVRLARGERVALAPAVLASIYRDLREIKAFLGAAGAAATAGDTDMLSSLSVYSPLHILQLWMWERFPALRPIKVNPLVAGDPLAARWHDLSRKLNPAQIRQALNTGYNFVWQPYVSSMGHTGWVHSSDLAGNDELTSLAHFLRPCELVGMDCIEQYLPHRVARQFGLDQDVPGDVHRANQDWAIAWQTYQLEGKNVAFFIPHSEPGITARYAQWWRQQLLPSHIDAAAASAPVEWKPSKRKVKKTPAAMEAEAEKERRMKKARVSPTTDKKRKLEELYDTKLSDWLPAARNEISDTTSDMGSEEALLPNVGTTNDDIMLLMPRKQTTTAPVTALMDNDMTLALGERGNFMVDEPADIPSEPEAGVPATLEEEIVKIPVVTSLDIPDKPEEGATAVMEEHKEATSVSDRSEEVSAPVIKEVEEKVAIEGAICVTGMNPSGNNTAIVMEADERNAVPKEFGRAAEEATEAVPQSQHEVDAGVMNNSHDAVALPEEAAPVQPTKDSAGCPVVSHIMEDSNVAGDSGKNDYENTSCDFVEEQKEIPCVEEIAGENSRRGEKEREETSHESPRLEIVECVQDIVLMETEYDLEQKIVHPAVEDVATSNSSPAPLGVPEPENAELNKHPYLANKDAEDVPMEVAQGEEAELEQISTSAKGGAEEHDEFSEVDHMGTADAKLHLHLNSEVPEKIDEVERKEVDGTIRLTGRDSDKKLGDVPEVGYTEDENIRGLVVNTSDRKPSEVSQAEPAKVEDSKDLMEEDTDKSENVPGLDCTGLEETHGDLMKEGTNNTSENVPKLENTGLEGTRGPIEDTYGRLEEIHDVNAELENCNLHESDIDRSEDITQIDPLTQDEARCLAKEETEDNATKVQEVKYEQLRNEAPVQEDTKEKPCADSKDLSDNVVDQSKEVDKLKQAEAEGCQVLMEKDMENTSDAFVLKQTEDGHRKSLIETGINSHNETTLVEQLDGQSERLKRTGTEEIHGETIEAQEKEFYKDVAEDSNNSTNDKDVVEDSNNLINAEMPCSSATVQLKEDKMEVFHEGRIEEPCVQDVDLINRREPSTDATAMEIEAVALEQDNRIIHKNMEATTVEGSHTLDSGLNSDLANVDETHAAWEIKNQEILDVDMQVAMDERQDLQAVTGNDKRNMSEDTGTSVCGEYQINSTGTEDVKSTKGLQNQECLDQKEQLAREERHNLGTTTENNKMNMLEDADVLVCGQYQNGLTHTKVKPTKGIQNQELLNNKEDQVMDERMECEVTDGSGVSYEEACKLGGDGVSTSGVAVDVSDPLLNKDCNTEELQAREDKQHHGVGHANEKRILEDTSMINTGELKSDLTVMEVSMAGLREGTLNQSAASLEKSQKEAVQEKHDQGVVDENTNRGSADIDALECEGENPDAAMKMFHETILTTEAVNVPGSKISSENKQKEAPFEEHSITEIEDSESNEFARQEPEGALPQEPGNLVKIRQESLENGTEMSIFRENDKASGKHQTSAEFIIAPSNMDERGDNDIGWPDESAKGCERLTSDSINTVRSIKFGKPSSEEVKRTQNTRSMYLKDIKESLGRIHAEPSNRVHTTSVGYHSRHAAQVPISSCKEIKVPLRDSARDFGRDRALELVVTSPQEGTPRWRQEQYALQILEDVQNSRIAEKSRMEMEIRVLKAQVSSMERQGMNLDHSSEVKSRSSLNQQMLHLHKPSF; translated from the exons atggcctgcGACGACGGGGACAaggacgtcctcctcctcgtccaccaGGTCCCCCTCGACATGGAGGAGGGGCCAGCGCCCCGCCTGGCGCACCTCCTCCCCCCGCTCCACCGcgcgcctcccccgcccccgcctcccCCCTTCCGCTCGCCGCCCCCGCCGCAGGCCGCCGCATCCGCCGAGCACCGCCTCTCCTTCCGCGGCTGGCTCGGCATCCCCCGCCACTGGGAAGACTGGGTCGCCAAGCTCCGCCCGCTCCACGCCCGCCTCTGGCGCCACCTCGGCATCCACGACGCCGTCCTCGCCTCCACCCTCCGCTTCAAGCGCGACGCCTCCGCCATCCTCCACCTCGCCTCCTTCTGGTGCCCCGCCACCGCCAGCTTCGCCTTCCCCTGGGGGGAGGCCACCGTCACCCTCCAGGACGTCGCCGTCCTCGCCGGCTTCCCCGCCCTCGgcgccccggccccggccccgctCCCGCCCCAGTGGCGCCCCGACGAGGCCGCCCTCAATGGCATGCGCCTCGGCTTCAACCGTAGCGCCTGCAAGAAGGCGCACCACTCCGCCTGGGTCAAGCACTTCCTCGCCGACGACAACGCCGACCCCGTCTTCGAGCACGCCGCCTTCCTCGCGCTCTGGCTCACGCGCTTCGTCCTCCCGGGCCACCCGGAGTCCACCATGCGCCAGGCCGTCTTCCCCATCGCCGTCCGCCTCGCGCGCGGGGAACGCGTTGCCCTCGCGCCCGCCGTCCTCGCCTCCATCTACCGGGACCTCCGCGAGATCAAGGCCTTCCTCGGCGCTgcgggcgccgccgccaccgcaggCGACACCGATATGCTCTCCTCCTTATCCGTCTACTCGCCCCTCCACATTCTTCAGCTTTGGATGTGGGAGCGCTTCCCTGCCCTCAGGCCAATAAAGGTGAACCCACTCGTAGCGGGCGACCCGCTTGCCGCTCGATGGCATGATCTGAGCAGGAAGCTGAACCCGGCGCAGATACGTCAGGCCCTCAACACAGGATACAACTTTGTGTGGCAGCCTTATGTCAGCTCCATGGGGCACACTGGGTGGGTTCACAGCAGTGATCTAGCCGGGAATGATGAACTGACATCGCTCGCACATTTCTTGCGCCCCTGTGAGCTCGTAGGGATGGATTGCATTGAGCAGTACCTCCCGCACCGCGTCGCCAGACAGTTTGGACTGGACCAAGATGTGCCCGGGGATGTTCACCGTGCCAACCAGGATTGGGCGATTGCTTGGCAGACCTACCAGCTGGAGGGTAAGAATGTGGCTTTCTTCATCCCTCACTCTGAACCTGGGATCACAGCACGGTACGCACAATGGTGGAGGCAGCAACTTCTGCCTTCTCACATTGATGCTGCTGCAGCAAGTGCTCCAGTAGAGTGGAAGCCTTCCAAGCGCAAGGTGAAAAAGACACCAGCGGCCATGGAAGCTGAGGCTGAGAAGGAGCGGAGGATGAAGAAGGCCCGTGTCTCTCCTACTACTGACAAAAAGCGCAAACTTGAAGAGTTGTATGATACTAAGTTGTCGGATTGGCTTCCAGCTGCGAGGAATGAGATTAGTGACACCACTAGTGACATGGGATCAGAGGAGGCCTTGTTGCCTAATGTTGGAACGACCAATGATGATATTATGCTACTTATGCCAAGGAAGCAGACAACAACTGCACCTGTAACAGCATTGATGGATAATGACATGACCCTGGCTCTAGGAGAGAGAGGAAACTTCATGGTTGATGAGCCTGCAGACATCCCAAGTGAACCTGAAGCTGGTGTCCCTGCAACGCTGGAGGAGGAAATAGTTAAAATTCCTGTGGTTACATCTCTTGATATCCCAGATAAGCCAGAAGAAGGAGCCACTGCAGTAATGGAGGAGCACAAGGAAGCTACTAGTGTATCTGATAGATCTGAAGAAGTTAGTGCTCCGGTCATAAAAGAAGTAGAAGAAAAGGTTGCAATAGAGGGAGCTATTTGTGTTACAGGGATGAATCCATCAGGAAACAACACAGCAATTGTAATGGAGGCAGATGAAAGAAATGCAGTTCCAAAGGAATTTGGAAGGGCTGCCGAGGAAGCAACTGAAGCTGTGCCACAGAGCCAGCATGAAGTTGATGCAGGTGTTATGAACAATTCTCATGATGCAGTGGCTTTACCTGAGGAGGCCGCTCCAGTTCAGCCTACAAAAGATTCTGCTGGATGTCCTGTGGTATCTCACATAATGGAAGATAGTAATGTTGCTGGCGATTCGGgcaaaaatgattatgaaaatacatCTTGTGATTTTGTTGAGGAACAGAAGGAGATTCCTTGTGTAGAAGAGATTGCTGGAGAAAACAGTCGAAGgggtgagaaagagagagaggaaacTTCCCATGAATCTCCTCGGCTAGAGATAGTAGAATGTGTGCAAGACATTGTTCTTATGGAAACAGAATATGATCTTGAGCAAAAGATAGTTCATCCAGCAGTGGAGGATGTAGCAACTTCCAATAGTAGTCCAGCTCCCCTGGGTGTTCCTGAACCAGAAAATGCAGAACTCAATAAACATCCTTATCTAGCAAATAAAGATGCAGAAGATGTACCCATGGAAGTTGCACAAGGAGAAGAAGCAGAACTGGAACAAATTAGTACTTCAGCAAAGGGAGGTGCCGAGGAGCATGACGAATTTTCTGAAGTCGATCACATGGGCACAGCAGATGCTAAGTTGCATTTACACTTGAATTCTGAGGTGCCTGAGAAAATTGATGAAGTAGAGCGTAAAGAAGTCGATGGCACTATAAGACTAACTGGGAGAGATTCTGATAAGAAGCTTGGAGATGTCCCTGAAGTTGGATACACAGAAGATGAAAACATTAGGGGACTGGTAGTGAATACAAGTGATAGGAAACCTTCAGAAGTCTCCCAAGCCGAGCCTGCAAAAGTGGAAGATTCTAAGGATTTGATGGAAGAGGATACAGACAAATCTGAAAATGTTCCTGGATTAGACTGTACAGGATTGGAGGAAACTCATGGAGATTTGATGAAAGAGGGTACAAATAATACGTCTGAGAATGTTCCCAAATTAGAAAATACAGGATTGGAAGGAACTCGTGGGCCAATAGAGGATACTTATGGTAGACTCGAGGAAATTCATGATGTCAATGCAGAACTGGAAAATTGCAATCTGCATGAGAGTGATATTGATAGATCCGAGGACATAACGCAAATAGATCCACTAACACAGGATGAAGCTAGGTGTCTGGCGAAGGAAGAAACTGAAGATAATGCTACAAAAGTTCAAGAAGTAAAGTATGAACAATTAAGAAATGAGGCACCGGTTCAGGAGGATACCAAGGAAAAGCCCTGTGCTGATAGCAAGGATCTATCAGATAATGTTGTAGATCAGTCCAAAGAGGTTGATAAATTGAAACAAGCAGAAGCAGAGGGTTGCCAGGTGTTAATGGAGAAAGACATGGAGAATACTAGTGATGCTTTTGTACTAAAACAGACAGAAGATGGACACAGAAAATCATTGATAGAGACAGGTATAAATAGCCATAATGAAACTACTCTAGTCGAGCAGTTGGATGGACAAAGCGAGAGACTTAAGAGGACAGGTACTGAGGAAATTCATGGAGAAACCATTGAAGCACAAGAAAAGGAGTTTTATAAGGATGTGGCAGAAGATTCAAATAACTCAACCAATGATAAGGATGTGGTAGAAGATTCAAATAATTTAATCAATGCTGAGATGCCATGTAGTTCAGCTACTGTACAGTTAAAAGAAGATAAGATGGAAGTTTTTCATGAAGGCAGGATTGAGGAGCCATGTGTTCAGGATGTTGATCTGATTAATCGGAGGGAACCATCAACTGATGCAACTGCTATGGAGATTGAG GCAGTGGCTCTGGAACAGGACAACAGAATCATACACAAGAACATGGAGGCAACAACAGTGGAAGGCAGCCACACGCTGGATAGTGGACTAAATTCTGATCTAGCCAATGTTGATGAAACTCATGCTGCATGGGAAATTAAAAACCAGGAAATTTTGGACGTGGACATG CAAGTAGCAATGGATGAAAGACAAGATCTACAAGCTGTAACTGGAAATGACAAAAGGAATATGTCAGAAGATACAGGTACTAGTGTTTGTGGTGAATATCAAATTAACTCAACTGGTACGGAGGATGTCAAGTCTACCAAAGGATTACAGAACCAAGAATGTTTGGACCAGAAAGAA CAACTAGCAAGGGAGGAAAGACACAATTTAGGAACTACAACTGAAAATAACAAAATGAATATGTTAGAAGATGCAGACGTTCTTGTCTGCGGGCAATATCAAAATGGTCTAACTCATACCAAGGTCAAGCCTACCAAAGGAATACAAAACCAAGAACTTTTGAATAACAAAGAA GACCAGGTAATGGATGAAAGAATGGAGTGTGAAGTAACAGATGGAAGTGGAGTATCCTATGAAGAGGCCTGTAAGCTTGGTGGTGATGGAGTGAGTACCTCTGGAGTTGCAGTGGATGTTAGTGATCCACTGCTAAACAAGGACTGCAACACAGAGGAG TTGCAGGCAAGGGAGGATAAGCAGCACCATGGAGTTGGACATGCGAATGAGAAGAGGATTTTGGAAGACACTAGTATGATTAATACTGGTGAATTGAAATCTGATTTGACTGTTATGGAGGTTAGCATGGCTGGGTTAAGAGAGGGAACACTCAACCAGAGTGCTGCAAGTTTGGAGAAG TCACAGAAAGAGGCAGTGCAGGAGAAGCATGATCAGGGAGTGGTAGATGAAAACACAAACAGAGGTTCAGCTGACATTGATGCACTTGAATGTGAAGGAGAGAATCCTGATGCGGCCATGAAAATGTTTCATGAAACTATTCTTACAACAGAAGCTGTCAATGTACCTGGGTCTAAAATTTCGTCTGAGAACAAGCAAAAGGAAGCACCCTTTGAAGAACACTCTATAACAGAAATCGAAGATTCTGAATCAAATGAATTTGCAAGACAGGAGCCTGAAGGAGCTCTTCCACAAGAGCCTGGAAACCTGGTAAAAATTAGACAAGAAAGTTTGGAGAATGGAACCGAGATGTCCATTTTTAGGGAGAATGACAAAGCTTCTGGAAAACATCAGACCTCAGCAGAGTTTATAATTGCTCCTTCAAATATGGATGAACGGGGTGATAATGATATTGGATGGCCTGATGAATCAGCAAAAGGCTGCGAAAGGTTAACTTCTGATTCAATAAACACAGTTCGCTCCATCAAATTTGGCAAGCCAAGTAGTGAAGAGGTTAAGAGAACACAGAACACCAGGTCTATGTATCTAAAAGATATCAAGGAATCATTGGGTAGAATTCATGCTGAACCATCAAACAGGGTACATACAACCAGTGTTGGGTATCACTCTCGGCACGCAGCTCAGGTTCCAATTTCATCTTGCAAGGAGATCAAAGTGCCTTTGCGAGACAGTGCAAGGGATTTTGGAAGGGACCGTGCACTAGAGTTAGTGGTTACAAGTCCACAAGAAGGGACTCCTCGATGGAGGCAAGAACAATATGCACTTCAAATTTTAGAAGATGTTCAAAATTCTCGAATTGCTGAGAAATCTAGGATGGAAATGGAGATCAGAGTACTCAAGGCACAAGTTAGTAGCATGGAGAGACAAGGGATGAACTTGGATCACTCCTCTGAGGTGAAGTCCAGATCtagtttgaaccaacaaatgctACATTTGCACAAACCATCCTTCTAA